CTGACGCGCCGCCCCCCGGCTGGTATAACCCGGTACCATGACTAGACTGAAACTACCATCCATACGGACAGCACTCATGTTCATTTTCTCCCGCGCGATAATGGCCGTTCTGACTTGCGCCGGTTTGGCGGCCTGCGTCGGCCCTGTACCGGCGCCCGATGCAGCCGGCGGAGCGGACACGGCACGAAGTTCACATTCCTCCGGGGTTGCCTACCGCGACCGGCCCATACGCGTTCTGGAGGACGCGCCCATGCGTGTGAACGTGGAGGACGATCCCCGCCTGGGCAGCCGCGCGGCGAAGATCGCCATCGTCGAGTTCAGCGACTACCAGTGTCTTTATTGCCAGGATTTTAACCGGCGACAGTTCGTCCAGATCAAGAAGGAGTATATCGATACCGGCGTGGTGCAGTTCATTCACAAGGATTTGCCGCTGCGTATGCACCGTCACGCCGTCCCCGCCGCCATGGCCGCCCGCTGCGCTGGCGCGCAGGGTCGTTTCTGGGACATGCACGACGCCTTGTTTGCCCACCAGGACCGGCTGGGCCAGGACCTGTATCCGGAGCTGGCGCGTCAACTGGATCTGGACGTGGCGAAGTTCAGCACTTGCCTTGAAAGTCAGGACCATGGCCAGGGTATCGGGCAGGACGTTGGCGTCGCCCGGATGCTTGGGTTCACCGGCACGCCGTCGTTTTTGATCGGCAAAATCGAGGGCGACATGCTGACTGTCGTGCGCCGCTCGCGTGGCGCACTAACCTTCGAGGCATTTGCGCAGGAAATCGAACAACTGCGGCAACCGGCTGTGGCGCCGCGATAAAGGTCCGCGAGGCAGTGCTTAATGCGGCAGGACGAGCATGCGGCATTTATAATACGCGGACAGACTCGGAGATGATTTTGTGGCGGGTAAAAATTACGGTCCGCGCAGGCCGGCCGGTGAACTGGACGGCGGCAAACTCGACAGCATCGTCGCCAAGGCGCGCAAGGAGCGCGACACGCGCCTGGCCGGTTATCGCGAGCAGTCGCTGCGGATTCACCCGTGGGTTTGCGCGCGCTGCGGACGCACGTTCACGCGTGAGAACCTGTATGAACTGACCGTGCACCACAAGGATCACAATCATGACAACAACCCGTCCGACGGAAGCAATTGGGAGAATCTCTGTCTCTACTGCCATGACAACGAACACCAGCGTTTCGCGCACCTGATACGTGGTTATGACGTCAACGCCGGTTTGGAGAAAAAGGCGGCGACGCACAATCCCTTCGCCGGCCTCAAGGATATGCTGAAGGACAAATGACCCGCATGAAACCTGTTCAGACTATCAACCGTGAACTGCTCGACAATGTTTCCATGCAGGCGCGAACGGCACCGCGCCGGCGCAAGAATCACAACTTTCATGCCGCGGAAAACGATCCCTGCAATCGCCTGCTGAATGCGATTGAACCGGATTCCTATATCCAGCCCCATTGCCATCGCGATGCATCCAAGGACGAAACGATAATAATCCTGCGCGGCCGCGTCGGCATGGTGTTTTTCGATGACCGGGGCGCGGTTACTTCCACGACGGTGCTCGCGCCGGCGAGCGAGGCTGTCGGTGTGAATGTTCCGCACGGCGTGTATCACACGCTCGTCGCACTCGAGTCCAACAGTGTCTTTTTTGAAGCCAAGGCCGGTCCCTATGCGCCGCTCATACCGGAGGAAAAGGCCGCATGGGCACCGGTGGAAGGTGATCCGCGCGCGGCAACGTACCTCGCCGGCCTGAAACATTTGTTTGTCTGAAATCCGTGCCGCGGCGTTTGCCGCCGAAAAATAAATTTCCCTCTTTTCCGCAAGTGTTTGCCGTCACGGCAGGAATATCCCCAAAGACCCGGGAGAACGGGCCGGCGTTTGATTCAGATCAAACATCTTCCGGTCGGCACCGGCTACGTTATGGCGATGATTAAAAACGCCGTGGTGTATCGGATCATCATCGGAC
The DNA window shown above is from Sulfuricaulis limicola and carries:
- a CDS encoding DsbA family protein, which gives rise to MRVNVEDDPRLGSRAAKIAIVEFSDYQCLYCQDFNRRQFVQIKKEYIDTGVVQFIHKDLPLRMHRHAVPAAMAARCAGAQGRFWDMHDALFAHQDRLGQDLYPELARQLDLDVAKFSTCLESQDHGQGIGQDVGVARMLGFTGTPSFLIGKIEGDMLTVVRRSRGALTFEAFAQEIEQLRQPAVAPR
- a CDS encoding YajD family HNH nuclease yields the protein MAGKNYGPRRPAGELDGGKLDSIVAKARKERDTRLAGYREQSLRIHPWVCARCGRTFTRENLYELTVHHKDHNHDNNPSDGSNWENLCLYCHDNEHQRFAHLIRGYDVNAGLEKKAATHNPFAGLKDMLKDK
- a CDS encoding WbuC family cupin fold metalloprotein, which encodes MKPVQTINRELLDNVSMQARTAPRRRKNHNFHAAENDPCNRLLNAIEPDSYIQPHCHRDASKDETIIILRGRVGMVFFDDRGAVTSTTVLAPASEAVGVNVPHGVYHTLVALESNSVFFEAKAGPYAPLIPEEKAAWAPVEGDPRAATYLAGLKHLFV